The following nucleotide sequence is from Sander vitreus isolate 19-12246 chromosome 3, sanVit1, whole genome shotgun sequence.
CATGGATCTCTTCACACGCAGCACACAGTGGAGTAATGCAAGGTTGAGTTAAATCCACAGTTTTGTAGTAGTACTGTAAAGCCCATTTCATGCGGAAATGGGCTTGGAGTAGACTGGCCGTGAGTGAGCAGGCtatcaaactcattttagttcatgggccacatacaGTCcaatttgatctcaagtgggccgGACCAGTAAAATCACTCCAGCAGGATGCAAAATCCTATCTGCCACAGAgtcagtgatggaagaagtactcagatcctttactacttaagtaaaagtattaataccacattgtaaaaatactctgttgaAGTGAAAgtactgcattgaaaatgttacttacgtaaaagtatgtaagtatcatcaggaaaatgtacttaaagtattaaaagtaaaagtactcaatgtagataaatcctcccattttagaaagtgtaaatgatccaaacagttgtgtgtttaatggtctaatcatttcagctggacttgtaggcccttatattgttggctagtttcatttataataaaacatcagattttataaactacatgtgtgcagaaatcttaatgtgtaaagtagggctgtcaaacgattacattttcttaatcgtgattaatcgtttcatttctatagttaatcgctattaatcgcatgttttatcacatgattaaaattctattattttgcatttcagaactgtttttaagtacatattaacaatggaaagccattcttaccagtggatcttgactgggaatcaaatgaatgcaaagaaaatgactttatgaacttgattttaagatttgtatttgtttattatatatttaatctagtcacacatttgaatctagagtcaatattagggttgggtattgtttggtttggataccggtgctaaagcggtaccgGTACCTTAATgttgcctgaaccgatactttttaagaaagctttaaaaaaaaaaaataaaaaaaaaaaagggtactaaacagtcggcgacattaaagaacggcttgtttattgctaaggccatatcgtcaaaattaaatgtctaataataatgtaatcactataacaataacttatttcactagtaaattgctgttgaatgacaaaaacaacgaccagatttaacaacaactttgaatgcaccacaacgCTGTAAAtttccagtttcattgaacgcaccgtctgtgtttttccgacaacagcagctgcagattgttacatccaggtgtcggaatcctctacagtgaaatacagtcacactttacaccggttagcgttagctgtcagcattgtaaccgtgtttaaactactactagctagcggtaggctaacgttagctgctgtcgagtatagtgttaactagcatcatgtgcagcaatgtttctgtttctgtttcctgtaacgtctgtttcagagcatcagagagaagcgcagacatatcagtggcaccagaatgaggcaccgaaatccgcgttgctattcctgcagcagcaggatgtgttacgaggaagtacggcaaaatagtagcctgttaggcacgacgcaaagccgagcgaagtgaaaataaattaataaatggcggcatgcgattaatacgattaaaaaaaaaattaagcgttatgctcgacccttaatcgcatctccattaacgcgttaatgccgACAGccctagtaactaaagctgtcagatgactgtagtggagtaaaaagtacaatatttctctctgaaatgtagcagagtagaagtagaatgtggcatgaaaagaaaacactcaagaacagtacaagtacctttaaatcagtacttaagtacagcccTTGAGTAAACGTACTTAGTAaccttccaccactgctacaACGGAATCGATATATGTAACTGTAGTTCCTGAGGAGGGTTCTAGAACAacacttagttacattccaccactgcacagaGTTCCTCGCCAGGCTGATGTTGGCAGAAGCCAGTTGCTTGTCGGGGCATGTCTTCACAAACTCACCCTCAGAGTACGGCTCTGATGCTGATGCTATTTCCTTAGCTTTAAGGTTGCTAGCTTTCACAACTGCATCAATAATCTCTAGGCTACGACTAAGAACAGACTGATGCACCTTGATATCAAGGTGCTTGATGTTTTTGCGACGACGCAAACACATGAGCCTCAGATGTACCTTTTCCTGAGCTGCGGTGGGGTCTGTGATGATTTGACCGTCTGCGTCGATGGCACAGGTCACCCCGCAGAACAGGCGACTCATGGGCAGGCCCGCGTCCATCAGAGCCACACAGGCAGCGTTCAAAAAGCAGGACAAGAGCTGAGGAACCGGTCAGGAACAACActcaaaaaagtataaattaaatataaattacataaaataaaataaaagtccctGTGTGGAccaaattacagagtgtggaaTGGTAGCTgaagagatgccagttcacctcctgggcactgccaaggtgttCTTAAGTCACCGACCCACCACCCCCCCCAACTGCTAGGGGCGCCTGTCCAGCAGTcacagccccctcactctgacatctctccattagtgcatgtataggacctgagcatgtgtgtgtatttcaggcctgtgtgtgtagcgagttctaacaacagagtgaaaacattgtaattcccccactggggatcaataaaaaaaattttttaaaaaaggataaaagtatacatttactGAAGGATACTGAGCCGTCATCATGTATCAGCTGAAGAAtgagagtgagggaggagcgagGGTGAAGGGACAAGAGCAGAGATGCCTCACAGGTTTCTCGCACACATTGCTCTTGCGCTCGCTCCCTTACGCCTGGAAAAACAAAGCAATGTTGGGGTCAGACTGGAAACAAACTGGCTCACTTATTCCACCTCGTGGTGTGTTGTGGTATGGCAGCTTTTGCACAATACAAGTGGAACGGCTGTAAAATGAACAGTTACTAGCCTCCTAAAAGCCCAAAGTGTGCCTACAACTACCTGATGGCCCGTTAAGAAGCTTGTAGAAACATTTCTTTCTGACCTGcataacatgttttcatgtatATCATACACATGCTTTATAACTACAGCATTCGACTTATTACGGGTgaaatggacctttttcacagcagacattttgacttgttatagtaggaaaagcacagctaaAATTGATAACCTGGCTCAATTCCAtctagtgtcccagtaagctatttcagtgagtcagcatgcacaataccagggcctctcctaagtggaatgcagccatcattaatggttttgaatacagctgtgcttttccttcctatgacatgtcaacatgtctgccgtgaaaaaggtccataatCAAACTGGACATTAAATATTTCATGTTTGCGCCATTACATCAAAAGAAAAGTTCTACATGTCAGGTGCCAAATAAATATTGTATGTGTCAAAAGTACTTCTTTAACTAGGCTACAGCATGCTAGAACAACAAAGAATAAATGATCGCTGTATTAGAGTCCCAATAAATGCACCAAATAAAGCTGATAATGAGAGATAATCACTTACTTGGCAGTCCCACTTTGGGCTGTATCAACACCTCCAGTGTTGCCCGGTCATAGATTTCCTTACTGACTTTGACCTCCGCTGGTCCGTACACTGCAGCCAACACGCTTGTGTCTCCTTCACAGGACAACAAAAGAGAGCATTATGCGCCTGGACATACATCATTGATCCAGGTGGGAAAACTATGGTTTGTCGTGAGCGCAacttaaaaacaacattataacAGACGGTAACAAATAATAATTTAGAAAGGAGAAAAGCATAGAATAGCAGACACTTTTCACCGTTTACTGCGCTGAAAAGGCCTGCCACTGAGGAAATAGTCTggccattgccagaccttcctccacggcgctgcggaggagggtctggctagtccacacagaaaaacgtgctctggtttattgg
It contains:
- the exosc5 gene encoding exosome complex component RRP46 produces the protein MMEVCGSSNVTLREFGSEQSLLSRPDGSASFIQGDTSVLAAVYGPAEVKVSKEIYDRATLEVLIQPKVGLPSVRERAQEQCVRETCEASLLLSLHPRSSLTLILQLIHDDGSLLSCFLNAACVALMDAGLPMSRLFCGVTCAIDADGQIITDPTAAQEKESRALMTFAIDATERQVMMSSTRGSFSVHELQQCIAVSQKASEKIFQFYRDSVRRRYSKTL